The genomic DNA GGCAGGGGAGCAGTACCTTAGGGAGTACGTCCGGGAGAAGCGCTGGCAGTTCTCTCCGCCGGAAAGGATAGCGGAAATCGTGGAGGCAGCCGGCAGGCTTTCTGATGAGCAGCTTGAATATGTCATGGGGCTTATAAAAACCATGCTGGACAAAAAGGAGGCTTCCGGTGTACCGCCGGAAATGAAATCCAGAGACAAGGCTGGCTGAGCCGGTTATCGTGGAGTTTTATACTTATAGAAAGGGGAGATAGTTATGAATATACCTGCCAAATTTGCCAAGAGAATTAATGAAAATCTCAAAAAATATCAGGGTATTATTGCCCAGATCAAGAAGAAAGACGCGAATGAATCTGATACTGTTACCGTGATAACTGATATACTACAGGATATTTTTGGTTATGATAAATACTCCGATATAACATCGGAATATGCCATTAAAGGAACCTATTGTGATCTGGCAATTCTCGATGTTCACAAGAAAATCGGGTTTCTTATTGAGGTTAAGGCTATTTCTGTTGCCTTGAATGACAATCATATAAAACAGGCTTTGGATTACGGCGCTAACGCCGGTGTAAATTGGGTGCTGTTGACCAATGCCGAAACATGGATGCTTTACAAAATCAAATTCGGGAAACCGATTGACAAAGAACTTGTATCAGAATTCGATCTGTTAACAATCAATCCGAAATCAGATAAGGAACTTGAAGCGCTTTTTGTGATTAGCAAGGATGGGCAGGACAAGTCTATCATAGAGGATTTCTATTTAAGCATCCAGGTGAAAAACAAATTCATTATTGGATGTTTATTGAATAGCGAAGAAGTTTATTCATTAATTCGCCGGACAATGAAAAAGCTGTTTGCTGATGTAAAAATCAGCGAGCAGGAAATTGCTGACATCATGGTAAACGATATTATAAAAAGAGAAATAATAGATTCCGAGGAATCAAAAAAGGCCAAAAAGGATATTGATAAAATATATAAAAAATTGGAACGGGCAAAAGAAAGAAGCAGCTTGACATCTGGCGATAGTAATGTTCCCAAACAAGAAGAAAAGGTGGATGCTCCCCCGGTTCAGGAAAATTCCGGTGTAGAGGGTGTAGAGAATGATGATATTATTGCTTCATCGGCAATAACAGAAACAAATTAAAGAATAATTACAGGAGAATAGTATGGCAGCAAAATTTGAAATTTTTGTAGATCGGAAAAAGCAATACCGGTTTCGTCTCAAGGCACCCAATGGAGAAATCATTGCCGTAGGGGAGGCGTATGAAACTAAAGCGGCATGTCTTAAAGGCATCAAATCAATCCAGAAAAATGCCCC from Bacteroidales bacterium includes the following:
- a CDS encoding type I restriction enzyme HsdR N-terminal domain-containing protein — translated: MNIPAKFAKRINENLKKYQGIIAQIKKKDANESDTVTVITDILQDIFGYDKYSDITSEYAIKGTYCDLAILDVHKKIGFLIEVKAISVALNDNHIKQALDYGANAGVNWVLLTNAETWMLYKIKFGKPIDKELVSEFDLLTINPKSDKELEALFVISKDGQDKSIIEDFYLSIQVKNKFIIGCLLNSEEVYSLIRRTMKKLFADVKISEQEIADIMVNDIIKREIIDSEESKKAKKDIDKIYKKLERAKERSSLTSGDSNVPKQEEKVDAPPVQENSGVEGVENDDIIASSAITETN
- a CDS encoding DUF1508 domain-containing protein, with the protein product MAAKFEIFVDRKKQYRFRLKAPNGEIIAVGEAYETKAACLKGIKSIQKNAPVAEIIGPDETGKKASKTVDK